The Eurosta solidaginis isolate ZX-2024a chromosome 4, ASM4086904v1, whole genome shotgun sequence genome includes a window with the following:
- the Hinfp gene encoding histone H4 transcription factor, whose product MASRKKVKLMLPPVPCRWKECSALFGDDWKLNCHIEKHLEEYQQEENQMHKCPWSECSFETNDFVEIRRHAYYHGYYTALLIRGKYECEQNPSIPKCSALPKVIGKLPELKNDFLCEWMDCQRTFVSIVEFQDHIIQHASFEYEIQKSPNDTRPKVQCNWSICRKLLDNRYRLIEHIQTHSNRKFVACHNCGEIFRTKTTLFDHLRRQPENNTHKFQCDQCFKYFATEKLLRSHFLKHVNCYKCSLCNMSCPSSSSLATHIRYRHLKDKPFKCMKCDHRCVRKCDLEKHMKHIHSNKVHRCQQFGCNYAVRTYNLLRRHILEVHENTPFIYMCHCCEKLFRHSKYLSEHLIKKHDFKLPSGHKRFTYRIDENGYYLLETLRIESLEVTKQILSPHQLEASEITQDSTCFEIVSLTNDLDKRIIVTNDANESRLLGEVVISLPLEHRS is encoded by the exons ATGGCTTCTAGAAAAAAGGTGAAATTGATGCTTCCGCCCGTACCTTGCCGTTGGAAAGAATGTAGCGCATTATTCGGTGATGATTGGAAACTCAATTGTCACATAGAAAAACATTTAGAGGAATACCAACAAGAAGAAAATCAGATGCATAAATGCCCATGGAGTGAATGTTCTTTTGAAACAAATGATTTTGTGGAAATCAGACGACATGCATATTATCATGGATACTATACTGCGCTTTTAATAAGGGGAAAATATGAATGTGAACAAAATCCTAGTATACCTAAATGTAGTGCGCTACCTAAGGTGATAGGCAAACTGCCCGAGCTAAAGAAtgattttttatgtgaatggatGGATTGTCAGCGCACATTCGTATCAATCGTTGAATTTCAGGACCACATTATACAACATGCCTCATTTGAGTATGAAATTCAAAAATCACCAAATGATACCAGGCCAAAAGTACAATGCAATTGGAGTATATGTCGTAAGCTATTGGATAATAGATATAGGTTGATTGAGCACATTCAGACACATTCAAATAGAAAGTTCGTGGCATGCCACAATTGTGGTGAAATTTTTCGTACTAAAACTACACTGTTTGATCACCTACGTAGACAACCGGAAAATAATA CGCATAAATTTCAATGCGATCAGTGCTTCAAGTATTTTGCAACGGAAAAGTTACTACGTTCACATTTCTTAAAACATGTAAACTGCTACAAATGTAGTCTTTGCAATATGTCCTGTCCGTCTTCAAGTTCATTAGCCACACATATACGCTATCGACACCTTAAGGATAAACCATTCAAATGTATGAAATGCGATCATCGTTGTGTACGTAAATGTGATCTGGAAAAACATATGAAGCACATTCATAGTAATAAAGTTCATCGCTGTCAACAATTCGGTTGTAATTATGCGGTGCGTACATATAATTTGCTAAGAAGG cacATCTTAGAAGTTCATGAGAACACTCCCTTTATTTACATGTGCCATTGTTGTGAAAAATTATTTAGACATAGTAAATATTTGTCTGAACATTTAATTAAGAAACATGACTTCAAATTACCATCTGGTCACAAGCGATTTACGTACCGTATTGACGAAAATGGATACTATTTATTGGAGACATTGCGAATTGAAAGTCTTGAAGTTACTAAACAAATATTATCACCACATCAACTAGAAGCTTCAGAAATAACTCAGGATAGTACTTGCTTCGAAATAGTTTCTTTGACCAACGATCTCGATAAACGAATAATCGTGACAAACGATGCCAATGAGTCTAGACTTCTAGGTGAAGTTGTAATATCATTGCCATTGGAGCATAGAAGCTGA